A region of the Desulfovibrio desulfuricans genome:
CGCGCGTAACCGCAGACGGCGGGGAAGGATCAGCCATAGCCGCGCAAGGGCGCGGGCAATTCGCATCAGCCGAGCAGACGGAGGGGGGTACCGTCAAGACCGGCTGCCGCATACTAGTGGCATTTTTGCCCCGCGTAAACACCGGCCTTGCGCAAGCCTGCACAGCGGCCCCACTCCTGACCGTAAATCAGGCGCTGGGCCAGCGTACCGGGCGGATTTCCGGGCTGTCTTCGTGCAGCGCGCTCGGCTCTGCTGTTCCTTCGGGAGATTCCACGGCCTGGGGCTTCAGCCCGCCAGAAAGCGCCGCCTGCTTGAGCACCTCGCGGGTGCGGGCAAACAGATTGCTGAGAATGGAGTTGGAAACCAGCATGCCGCTGCGGGTCAGCCGCAGATAGCCCTGCCGGATGCGGATAAGCCCGTTTTCGTGCAGGGCCTGCACCAGCCGCTGGTGATCGCGCACAAAGTCGCGCCCGGTCATCTCGCGGTATTCTTTTACGCGCAGGCCCCGCGCCGTGCGCAGGCGCAGCATCAAAAGCTCGAGCACGCGCGTTTCAGGCGTGAGTTCTTCCACAGTCTGGGCCAGTTTGCCCTCGCGGGTGCGGGCGTTCCAGGCAGCCTGACTTGAAGGATTTGTCCAGCGGCGGTTGTTGATGGTGGACGTGGCCGAAGGGCCAAGACCAAGATAGTCTTCCCCCTCCCAGTAGCCCATGTTGTGGCGGCACTGAAAACCCATGCGGGCGAAATTGGAAATTTCATAGTGCAGGTAGCCGTGCTGCTCAAGCATGGCTGCCCCTTCCATGAACATGATGTTCTGGTCGCGCTCCGGCGGCAGGGTCAGGCGGCCTTCTTCCACATCAAGCTCCAGCGGGGTTCCCGGCTCAAGCGTGAGGCCGTAGGCGGAAATATGGTCGGGAGTCATGCGGATAACATCCTTGAGCGTTTGCAGCCACTGGCGCACGCTCTGCCCCGGCAAACCCCACATGAGGTCAAGGTTGATATTGGCGCAGCCCGCCTCCCGCGCCAGAAAGGCCACGTGCAGACTGTCCTGCGCCTTGTGTGGACGGCCCAGCAGACGCAGCATGCCTTCGTCCATGCTCTGCACGCCGATGGAAAGGCGGTTGATGCCCGCATCCAGATACTGGGCCGCGCGGTGCCCGCCGCGCAGGGATTCCGGATTGGCCTCAAGCGTCACCTCAGCCTTGGGCACGAGCCTGAAATACTTGTTTATGCGCTCCATGGTCAGGCCGATGATGCGCGGCGAAAGCAGGCTGGGCGTCCCCCCGCCAAAAAAGACAGACTGCACCTCGCTGCCGCCAAGCTGGTCGCCCCAGTGGGCAAGCTCCAGGAACAGGGTATCCACGTAGTCGCGCACGGCAGGGGAGCTGGCCGCATCAACGCCGCGCCCCAGCGGGCTTGAATGAAATGCGCAGTAGCGGCAGCGCGTGGAGCAAAAGGGAACATGTATGTAAAGCAGCATAAGCGATCCTGTGAGTGACAAAAAAACGACGCTCCGCCTGCGCGTAACACCCTGCGGAACAAAGAAAAAACCAGCGTTGCAGCCCACTGGCAACAGATATGAACAAAGTCTGCAAGGAATATGCCCGCATCCGCCGCCGTGCCGGGAATTCCGCGCGCAGGCGGCTGCCCGCCCTTGGCAAAAACGCGGCGGCGAAGTATATTCACCAATTGGAACACGGCGCAAGCGCCCTGCGGCCTTCTGCCGCATCTTTCACCGCGCTGGCGGCCTGTACGCAACGCACTTTCAGGAGACGCAGCTCTATGGATATACGCTTTCAGAATCTCGGACCGGAACAATGGAAAGGGGACGTTCTGCTGGCCCCCGTCTGCCAGGACGAAGCCCTGCTTGAGCAGGTTCCTGAACTGGACAAGGTTGCTCCCTGGCTGGTCATAGCCCCTGCCCTGCGTGACTTCAAGGGCAAGACGGGCGAACTGGCCCTTCTGCACGGGCATCCCGACCTTTCCGTTCCCCGTGTGCTGGCCGTGGGCCTTGGCCCGAGGGAAAAGGTCTCCACCAGCGACATCCGCAAGGCCATTGCCGCCGCAGTGCAACTGTGCCGCAAGCAGGGCTACACGTCCATAGTGCTGCCCGAACCGGCTCTGGCAAAACTGCCCGGAGGCCGCGAACGGCTGGTGGAAGAATGCGTATGCGCCGCCCAGCTTGCCCTGTACCGCTTTACGGCCCTCAAAAAGGCCGATGAGGACGAAACTGCCGATCCGCAGTGGCTGGCCGTGGCCTTTGACGGCCAGGAAGTGCCGGACGCCGCCCACGCCGCCGCCCGCAGGGGTGAAAACGCCGCCTGGGCCGTGAGCCTGGCCCGCGACCTTGCCACCACGCCGCCCAACCTGCTCTACCCCGAAATGCTGGCCCAGAAAGCGCAGGAACTGGCGCGCGAAAAAGGTTTTGCCTGCACCGTGCTGGACGAAACCGATCTGGAAAAGGAAGGCATGGGCTGCCTCATGGCCGTGGGCCAGGGTTCGGGCCGTCCGCCCCGCCTCATCGTGCTGGAGCACGCTCCTGCCGGGCATGAACAGGACAA
Encoded here:
- a CDS encoding leucyl aminopeptidase codes for the protein MDIRFQNLGPEQWKGDVLLAPVCQDEALLEQVPELDKVAPWLVIAPALRDFKGKTGELALLHGHPDLSVPRVLAVGLGPREKVSTSDIRKAIAAAVQLCRKQGYTSIVLPEPALAKLPGGRERLVEECVCAAQLALYRFTALKKADEDETADPQWLAVAFDGQEVPDAAHAAARRGENAAWAVSLARDLATTPPNLLYPEMLAQKAQELAREKGFACTVLDETDLEKEGMGCLMAVGQGSGRPPRLIVLEHAPAGHEQDKPLVLVGKGITFDTGGISLKPAANMHQMKADMTGAATVLATVAALAQEDAPRRVVGLLACAENMPGGRAMRPGDVVRAANGDTVEIQNTDAEGRLALCDALAYAQKTWVPAAVVDIATLTGACAVALGTQLAGLFSDDADLAERIRAAGGACGEEYWPLPLWKPYVESLKSEVADICHMGPREGGAINAALFLQHFIQEGVRWAHLDIAGVDWAAKATPLAPAGPTAFGARTLLDLARGGV
- the hemW gene encoding radical SAM family heme chaperone HemW, producing the protein MLLYIHVPFCSTRCRYCAFHSSPLGRGVDAASSPAVRDYVDTLFLELAHWGDQLGGSEVQSVFFGGGTPSLLSPRIIGLTMERINKYFRLVPKAEVTLEANPESLRGGHRAAQYLDAGINRLSIGVQSMDEGMLRLLGRPHKAQDSLHVAFLAREAGCANINLDLMWGLPGQSVRQWLQTLKDVIRMTPDHISAYGLTLEPGTPLELDVEEGRLTLPPERDQNIMFMEGAAMLEQHGYLHYEISNFARMGFQCRHNMGYWEGEDYLGLGPSATSTINNRRWTNPSSQAAWNARTREGKLAQTVEELTPETRVLELLMLRLRTARGLRVKEYREMTGRDFVRDHQRLVQALHENGLIRIRQGYLRLTRSGMLVSNSILSNLFARTREVLKQAALSGGLKPQAVESPEGTAEPSALHEDSPEIRPVRWPSA